Proteins encoded in a region of the Anopheles aquasalis chromosome 2, idAnoAquaMG_Q_19, whole genome shotgun sequence genome:
- the LOC126572822 gene encoding activating signal cointegrator 1 complex subunit 3, giving the protein MEYPKFTRALRANTDLDKKWNLVADARERAALELFRKKQSRSDVTWKELKLFINEKLDPKLSGVLSKQLRDLWELSREMVGSEENTELIDEAAITVLRKFIDQKVVLVKHSSELKKYFGPIANALLNKMCTLVYDISGKLTVDCREYLKEKEVVEEDLDELLERENPSDEDDELWALDIECNLVLDQPKYDHSKLTDLSIPKPTASRAVQSFSMQYEPAHSAQSEPVAGTSKGAIPKQQQQQPSTKYTRAWLAQFVPPELLDNLIELLRSAKTNDELQIDLFDFLGVDYLDLITEMLQNRKQLIESAKAIKTISAFKEKAVKRLEAMQHAPAYLMPVKIQSESEKQLRRQVNKEEKKLKKFLNVVEQEEEACEELDPLKLRVNYQQSLLLAAQMKPLLLNDKPRIAMAAGPRQSSQRVKYPNVYDSYSEARNHVGFIAGNKIVLPENVERADNKLYEEVKIPATDPPPLSIGSERIRIDMLDEIGQIAFKGCKELNRIQSVVFNTAYNSNENLLVCAPTGAGKTNVAMLTIVNTIRQFVDQGVIHRDQFKIVYVAPMKALAAEMTSNFGKRLQPLNILVRELTGDMQLTKAELGLTQMIVTTPEKWDVMTRKGAGDVGFISLVKLLIIDEVHLLHGERGPVVEALVARTLRLVESSQSMIRIVGLSATLPNYIDVARFLRVNPMIGLFFFDSRFRPVPLSTNFIGVKTLNPMKQLDDMNTICYERCIDMVRQGHQVMVFVHARNATVRTATLIRDLAQQRGHINLLIPESNPEYGMALKAVSKSRNKQFVDLFQSGLAMHNAGMLRSDRNLVEKYFADGLIKILVCTATLAWGVNLPAHAVIIKGTEIYDAKHGSFVDLGILDVLQIFGRAGRPQFDKSGVGTIITSHDKLNHYLSLLTNQFPIESNFVQCLADNLNAEVTLGTISNVDEAIVWLSYTYLFVRMRMNPQCYGLHYQDLQEDPTLERKRRQLIHTAAMALDKARMVRYNERTGDLNVTDLGRTASHFYIKYDTVEVFNEMMKPIMTDSEILNMMANAQEFQQLKVRDDEMDELDELTRVCCEVPVRGGSENIHGKVNILMQTYLSKGFVRSFSLMSDMSYITQNAARIARALFTIVLRANNPILASRMLNVSKMFEKQMWESMTPMYQFGILPIDVVDKIEKRGLSILALRDMDEREIGEFLRNQRYARLVKQCAAEFPMLEIDATLQPITRTVLRIRVSIEASFRWNDRVHGKTAESFWIWIEDPESNYIYHSESFLMTKRQTVRREVQELVMTIPLKDPLPPQYYIRVASDTWLGSNNLVPLSFKHLILPEIHPPHTELLELQPLPVTVLNNLQFQSLYSFTHYNPIQTQIFHCLYHTDNNVLLGAPTGSGKTIAAEMAMFRVFRMLPTGKVVYIAPLKALVKERMDDWKVRLEKKLGKKVIELTGDVTPDIRAIKESSVIVTTPEKWDGISRSWQTRDYVRDVALIVIDEIHLLGEDRGPVLEVIVSRMNFISSHTERKVRIVGLSTALANAVDLGDWLGIGMMGLYNFKPSVRPVPLTVHIQGFPGKHYCPRMATMNRPAFQAIRQYSPCTPALIFVASRRQTRLTAMDLINFLAVEDNPKQFLHTSEEEMDQILQNVRDNNLRLTLAFGIGMHHAGLHERDRKTSEELFLNRKIQILVATATLAWGVNLPAHLVIIKGTEFYDGKLKRYVDMPITDVLQMMGRAGRPQFGNEGIACVYVHDVKKNFYKKFLYDPFPVESSLLAVLPDHINAEIVSGTLQTKQAIMDYLTWTYFYRRLLRNPTYYDLESPEMPLVNQFLSELIEGVLDKLMRAGCVVLEEDNRSLVPTSMGRIASYYYLSHRTMRLFADTLRYDMSLEELLRALADATEFAEHPVRHNEDVYNGELAKICPLKVDPLTLDNPHTKVFLLLQAHLSRLPLPNTDYGTDTKSVLDQAIRIIQAMIDISAEQGWLATTLRIQQLMQCIIQARWLHDPVVMSLPNVESHNASVFKRIKTDFPFLTLPGLKEACSRHYEKLAEPLRQEFDEPEIEQIHKVLSNLPSLNVQISIRGPFGEELDVERLVPQPQSRDQWLEIYTNQEYVLNVQIIRLGSMESLSIHCPKFPKGKDEGWFLTLGHQAEGEVIALKRCVYRNKRSTHQLCFYAPQVEGRRIYTLYLLSDGYLGIDQQYNVQFEVIKPPEDAACAGAAAEFGTGGGFWAAQ; this is encoded by the exons ATGGAATATCCGAAATTTACTCGTGCTTTGCGCGCGAACACCGATCTGGACAAAAAGTGGAATCTAGTGGCCGATGCCAGGGAACGGGCCGCCTTAGAGTTGTTCCGCAAAAAGCAGAGCCGAAG CGATGTAACTTGGAAGGAACTGAAGCTCTTCATCAACGAAAAACTGGACCCCAAACTAAGCGGAGTGCTGTCGAAACAGTTGCGCGATCTGTGGGAATTGAGCCGAGAAATGGTCGGATCGGAGGAGAACACTGAGCTGATCGATGAAGCCGCAATTACGGTGCTGCGGAAGTTTATAGATCAAAAAGTAGTGCTTGTGAAGCACTCGTCCGAGCTGAAGAAATATTTTGGTCCAATAGCCAATGCGTTGCTGAACAAGATGTGCACG CTAGTGTACGATATAAGCGGAAAATTGACTGTGGATTGCCGAGAGTAtctgaaggaaaaggaagttGTGGAGGAAGATTTAGACGAACTTTTGGAACGCGAGAACCCTagtgacgaagacgacgagctGTGGGCCCTAGATATAGAGTGCAACCTAGTGCTAGATCAACCAAAATACGATCATAGCAAGCTGACCGATCTAAGCATACCTAAACCGACGGCCAGTAGAGCGGTTCAATCGTTCTCTATGCAATATGAGCCCGCACATTCGGCACAATccgaaccggtggccggaacgTCTAAAGGCGCCATtccaaaacagcagcagcagcagccgtcgacAAAGTATACAAGAGCCTGGTTGGCACAGTTTGTACCGCCAGAGCTTCTAGATAACCTTATCGAGCTGCTACGTTCAGCCAAAACTAACGACGAACTTCAGATCGATTTGTTCGATTTCCTCGGTGTCGATTACCTGGATTTGATCACCGAAATGCTGCAGAACCGCAAACAGCTGATCGAATCCGCGAAGGCGATTAAAACGATCAGTGCATTCAAGGAGAAGGCAGTGAAGCGGCTCGAAGCGATGCAGCATGCACCGGCCTACTTGATGCCGGTTAAGATACAGTCCGAATCGGAAAAGCAGTTACGCCGGCAGGTGAacaaggaggagaaaaagttgaaaaagttccTTAACGTTgtcgagcaggaggaggaagcttGCGAAGAACTCGACCCATTGAAGCTGCGGGTCAACTACCAGCAAAGCCTGCTACTGGCCGCGCAGATGAAACCTCTTCTGCTAAACGATAAACCGCGCATCGCCATGGCAGCAGGACCTAGGCAGTCGTCACAACGCGTAAAGTACCCCAACGTGTACGATTCGTACAGCGAGGCACGGAACCATGTAGGGTTTATAGCGGGCAATAAGATTGTCCTTCCCGAGAACGTCGAACGCGCGGATAATAAGCTGTACGAAGAGGTGAAGATTCCGGCTaccgatccaccaccgctgTCGATCGGTAGTGAGCGGATCCGTATCGACATGTTGGACGAGATCGGTCAAATTGCGTTCAAGGGTTGCAAGGAGCTTAACCGTATACAGAGTGTCGTGTTTAATACGGCGTATAATAGTAACGAAAATTTACTCGTGTGTGCCCCGACCGGGGCTGGTAAAACGAACGTTGCTATGCTGACGATCGTTAACACGATACGCCAGTTTGTGGATCAGGGTGTGATTCATCGGGATCAGTTCAAGATAGTGTACGTGGCACCCATGAAAGCGCTTGCGGCGGAAATGACGAGCAATTTCGGTAAACGCTTGCAACCGTTGAACATCCTGGTGCGGGAACTTACCGGTGATATGCAGCTGACAAAGGCCGAACTAGGCTTGACGCAGATGATCGTAACGACTCCGGAAAAGTGGGACGTAATGACACGCAAAGGGGCAGGGGATGTGGGATTTATCAGTCTCGTAAAGCTGCTTATCATCGACGAGGTACATCTGCTGCACGGTGAGCGTGGCCCGGTGGTGGAAGCACTCGTCGCTCGTACCTTACGGTTAGTCGAATCATCCCAGAGTATGATCCGTATCGTGGGTCTTTCGGCAACGCTACCAAACTACATCGATGTGGCACGGTTCCTACGTGTAAATCCCAtgattggattgtttttcttcgattctcGTTTCCGACCGGTTCCGCTGAGCACTAACTTTATCGGAGTGAAAACTCTGAACCCGATGAAGCAACTGGACGATATGAACACTATTTGCTATGAACGTTGCATCGATATGGTACGCCAGGGCCATCAGGTGATGGTGTTTGTGCACGCCCGTAACGCTACGGTACGGACAGCAACGTTGATACGCGATTTGGCGCAACAAAGAGGACATATCAATCTGCTGATACCGGAGAGTAACCCGGAGTACGGAATGGCACTGAAGGCAGTATCGAAGAGCCGGAACAAGCAGTTTGTGGATCTGTTTCAGAGTGGACTCGCAATGCATAATGCTGGCATGTTGCGTTCGGATCGAAATCTGGTGGAGAAGTACTTTGCCGATGGACTCATCAAGATTCTCGTCTGTACGGCCACACTAGCCTGGGGCGTTAATTTGCCCGCACACGCCGTCATCATCAAGGGAACGGAAATTTATGATGCCAAGCATGGATCGTTCGTAGATCTGGGCATTCTGGATGTGTTGCAGATATTTGGCCGTGCCGGTCGGCCACAGTTTGATAAAAGCGGTGTCGGCACGATCATAACGTCGCACGATAAGCTAAACCATTATCTGTCGCTGCTTACGAACCAGTTCCCGATAGAGTCGAACTTTGTGCAGTGTTTGGCGGACAATCTGAACGCGGAGGTGACGCTCGGTACGATCAGTAATGTGGACGAGGCGATCGTGTGGCTTAGCTACACCTATCTGTTTGTGAGGATGCGCATGAATCCGCAATGTTATGGACTGCACTATCAGGATCTACAGGAAGATCCCACGCTGGAGCGGAAACGTCGACAGCTCATCCACACGGCAGCAATGGCACTGGACAAGGCACGGATGGTACGGTACAACGAGCGTACCGGTGACCTGAACGTCACGGATCTTGGTCGTACGGCTTCGCATTTCTACATCAAATACGACACGGTCGAGGTGTTTAACGAGATGATGAAACCGATCATGACCGATAGCGAGATACTGAACATGATGGCGAATGCGCAAGAGTTCCAGCAGCTCAAAGTACGCGACGATGAGATGGACGAGCTGGACGAATTGACGCGCGTGTGCTGTGAGGTGCCGGTGCGCGGCGGAAGTGAAAACATCCACGGCAAAGTGAACATTCTGATGCAAACGTACCTATCGAAGGGTTTCGTGCGCTCGTTCTCGCTCATGTCGGACATGTCGTACATTACGCAGAACGCGGCACGTATCGCACGGGCCCTCTTTACGATCGTGCTGCGTGCCAACAATCCCATCCTGGCCAGCCGTATGCTTAACGTGAGCAAAATGTTCGAAAAGCAGATGTGGGAATCAATGACGCCGATGTATCAGTTCGGTATACTACCGATCGATGTGGTGGACAAGATCGAGAAGCGTGGTTTGAGCATTCTGGCGCTACGTGATATGGATGAGCGGGAGATTGGCGAGTTTCTGCGCAATCAACGGTACGCTCGGTTGGTCAAGCAGTGTGCGGCCGAATTCCCGATGCTAGAGATCGACGCCACACTGCAGCCAATCACGCGGACGGTGCTAAGAATTCGTGTTTCGATCGAGGCATCATTCCGTTGGAATGATCGTGTGCACGGGAAGACGGCGGAATCGTTTTGGATCTGGATCGAAGATCCGGAAAGTAACTACATCTACCACTCGGAGAGTTTTCTTATGACGAAACGACAGACGGTGCGGCGGGAAGTGCAGGAGCTAGTGATGACGATTCCGCTGAaggatcctcttcctccacagTATTACATTCGTGTTGCCAGCGATACCTGGCTCGGGAGCAACAATCTAGTGCCTCTATCGTTCAAGCATCTCATCCTGCCGGAAATACATCCACCTCACACGGAACTGCTAGAGCTGCAACCGTTACCGGTTACGGTCTTGAACAATCTACAGTTCCAATCGCTCTACAGCTTCACGCACTACAACCCTATTCAGACGCAAATCTTTCACTGCCTGTACCACACAGATAACAACGTGCTTCTAGGAGCCCCGACAGGTTCGGGTAAAACAATCGCCGCCGAAATGGCCATGTTCCGTGTGTTTCGAATGTTACCCACGGGAAAGGTGGTCTACATTGCTCCACTCAAGGCACTGGTGAAGGAACGTATGGATGATTGGAAGGTGCGGCTGGAGAAGAAGCTGGGTAAAAAAGTGATAGAGCTAACGGGTGACGTGACGCCGGATATCCGAGCAATTAAGGAATCATCTGTCATTGTGACGACACCGGAAAAGTGGGACGGTATTAGTCGATCGTGGCAGACGCGTGACTATGTGCGAGATGTGGCGCTGATCGTGATCGACGAAATTCATCTCCTTGGCGAAGATCGTGGTCCGGTGCTGGAGGTGATCGTGTCCCGTATGAACTTTATCTCGTCCCACACGGAGCGGAAGGTACGCATCGTTGGCCTCTCGACCGCGCTGGCTAATGCGGTCGATCTGGGCGACTGGCTCGGTATCGGGATGATGGGACTGTACAACTTTAAACCTTCCGTACGGCCGGTCCCGTTGACGGTGCACATCCAGGGTTTCCCGGGGAAACACTATTGCCCTCGCATGGCCACAATGAATCGACCCGCGTTCCAAGCGATCCGTCAGTACTCGCCCTGCACACCGGCTCTAATTTTTGTAGCTTCACGACGTCAAACGCGTCTCACGGCCATGGATCTCATCAATTTTCTCGCCGTGGAGGATAATCCGAAACAGTTCCTGCACACATCCGAGGAGGAAATGGATCAAATTTTGCAAAATGTGCGTGATAACAACTTGCGTCTAACGCTGGCATTCGGCATCGGTATGCATCACGCCGGTTTGCACGAGCGCGATCGGAAAACGTCCGAGGAACTGTTTTTGAATCGCAAAATACAGATCCTTGTCGCCACAGCCACACTGGCGTGGGGTGTTAACCTTCCTGCCCACTTGGTGATCATCAAAGGGACGGAGTTCTACGATGGAAAGCTGAAGCGGTACGTCGATATGCCCATTACGGACGTCCTGCAGATGATGGGCCGTGCCGGTCGACCCCAGTTCGGTAACGAAGGCATTGCGTGCGTGTACGTGCATGATGTGAAGAAAAATTTCTACAAAAAGTTCCTCTACGATCCGTTTCCGGTCGAGTCGAGCTTGCTGGCGGTACTGCCCGATCACATCAACGCAGAAATCGTATCCGGAACAttgcaaacaaagcaagccATCATGGATTATCTGACTTGGACGTACTTCTATCGGCGGTTGCTTCGCAACCCTACATACTACGACCTGGAGAGTCCGGAAATGCCGCTTGTAAATCAGTTCCTTTCGGAGCTTATCGAGGGTGTGTTAGATAAGTTGATGCGCGCAGGATGTGTTGTGCTGGAAGAAGATAACCGGTCCCTCGTTCCTACCTCAATGGGTCGCATCGCTTCCTACTACTATCTATCGCATAGAACCATGCGTCTCTTTGCCGATACGCTACGGTATGATATGAGCCTCGAAGAGTTACTGCGAGCATTGGCCGACGCGACCGAATTCGCCGAACATCCAGTTCGTCACAACGAAGATGTGTACAATGG CGAGTTGGCCAAAATTTGCCCGTTAAAAGTGGATCCCCTGACCCTCGACAACCCACACACGAAAGTGTTTCTATTGCTTCAGGCCCATTTATCGCGGTTACCTTTGCCAAACACCGATTACGGGACCGATACCAAGTCGGTGTTGGATCAAGCGATACGTATCATTCAG GCTATGATTGACATCAGCGCAGAACAAGGATGGTTAGCAACGACTCTGCGAATACAGCAGCTGATGCAGTGTATCATCCAAGCACGCTGGCTCCACGATCCCGTCGTTATGTCCCTGCCGAACGTGGAATCACACAATGCATCCGTGTTTAAACGGATTAAAACAGA
- the LOC126572824 gene encoding vacuolar protein sorting-associated protein 16B produces the protein MESKDEDYWNDSTNKSFNFDEDDVAVLEVPSGNGSSNNKRSLFGEDTPSEVAYGNAQTELPLHMVISDENLELILQEQSRNEMTIPKGITLEEEVKLLRKKIQEFRYAPSTVSVLRKLILGQPCSLEMFRSMSEKEQLLDQAIASGSGNAILKVLLFLDRTLKKKLFYSLLQMRPEAVHHYVNYLALRLKVTECTDLLVFLGRHHEASLLQFSIFVCSTSNVEFKRQRLKKIYGDYFSQPGSNSFYAQLVANYINLLEYQSSELHATGGSKAAVEIQDKSVLETLHYVCGKYKWGDTSLQTNDNPFKLAENHQISQAQFEWIALNERAKQQAWLDFDHIFEKKAWLNLKQKSFKLNIPIDRTILRLHALHAPEPVINTFLAKVEDPQRRLALARRVNSKHGTIDAMVLLKDRAELEVYRSTLESGTEERLYAENALKSLNNTWKSDAMKLIK, from the exons ATGGAATCGAAGGACGAGGATTACTGGAACGATTCAACCAACAAGTCCTTTAActtcgacgaggacgat GTGGCCGTGCTTGAGGTACCGTCCGGAaatggtagcagcaacaacaaacggagTCTTTTCGGCGAGGACACACCGTCGGAGGTGGCTTATGGAAATGCACAGACCGAGCTACCGCTGCACATGGTGATCTCGGATGAGAATCTCGAGTTAATTCTGCAGGAACAGTCGCGAAACGAAATGACCATACCCAAAGGTATTACGCTCGAGGAGGAAGTGAAGCTGTTGCGGAAAAAGATTCAAGAATTCCGGTACGCACCATCAACGGTATCGGTTCTGCGGAAACTAATCCTCGGGCAACCTTGCTCGCTGGAAATGTTCCGCTCCATGTCAGAAAAGGAGCAACTCCTCGATCAGGCGATCGCCTCGGGTAGCGGAAACGCGATCTTGAAAGTGCTACTCTTTCTCGATCGAACGCTGAAGAAGAAACTTTTCTACAGCCTACTACAGATGCGTCCGGAAGCTGTGCATCATTATGTGAACTATCTAGCGCTTCGCCTGAAAGTAACCGAGTGCACCGATCTACTGGT ATTCCTTGGAAGACATCATGAAGCCAGC CTGCTACAATTTTCCATATTCGTCTGCAGTACATCCAATGTAGAGTTTAAGCGCCAACGACTGAAGAAGATTTACGGCGATTACTTCTCACAACCGGGATCGAACTCATTCTATGCCCAACTAGTAGCCAACTACATTAATCTTCTTG AATATCAATCAAGCGAACTGCACGCTACTGGTGGGAGTAAAGCGGCGGTGGAAATTCAAGACAAATCGGTTCTGGAAACCCTCCACTACGTTTGTGGAAAGTACAAGTGGGGTGACACCTCACTGCAAACGAATGACAATCCTTTTAAGCTGGCCGAAAATCATCAAATATCGCAGGCACAATTCGAATGGATCGCTCTCAACGAAAGAGCGAAACAGCAGGCTTGGTTGGATTTTGATCATATTTTCGAGAAAAAGGCTTGGCTGAATCTCAAGCAAAAATCGTTCAAATTGAACATTCCAATCGATCGTACGATCTTACGCCTGCACGCGCTGCACGCACCAGAACCCGTGATCAACACATTCCTGGCTAAGGTCGAGGATCCACAGCGAAGGTTGGCTTTGGCTCGGAGAGTGAACTCAAAGCATGGCACCATCGATGCCATGGTTCTACTGAAAGATCGTGCCGAGCTGGAAGTTTATCGAAGCACTCTGGAAAGCGGCACCGAGGAACGGTTGTACGCGGAGAATGCTCTGAAATCTCTG AACAACACctggaaaagtgatgcaatGAAACTCATAAAATAA